A genomic segment from Anticarsia gemmatalis isolate Benzon Research Colony breed Stoneville strain chromosome 12, ilAntGemm2 primary, whole genome shotgun sequence encodes:
- the LOC142977237 gene encoding brachyurin-like, giving the protein MRALLLFGLVLVASASAFVEVSRGYHEEVGIPAAEKIRQYEESLLANRIVGGSIAPTNAHPYFAGLLISLLGVSHSSVCGSSLLSANRLVTAAHCWHDGNNQAWQFTVILGTSFLFSGGTRIATSQVVTHPQWQPSTLNNDVAIIYLPTHVTFSTSIQPIALPNASELWNQFVGQWATAAGFGRTSDQQAGASTIVSHVNIQVITVAQCQAIFGLPFVQQSTLCTNGAGGVGICGGDSGGPLVINTNGRLILIGISSFVARNGCQLGFPSAFARVTSFNSFINQHL; this is encoded by the exons ATGCGTGCTCTGCTACTATTCGGCCTAGTTCTCGTGGCGTCGGCCTCGGCCTTCGTGGAAGTCAGCCGAGGATACCATGAGGAGGTCGGAATCCCAGCAGCGGAGAAGATCAGACAATATGAAGAAAGTCTCTTAGCAAACAGGATTGTTGGTGGCTCGATCGCTCCCACCAATGCCCACCCTTACttt GCCGGTCTTCTGATCAGTCTGTTAGGTGTATCTCATAGCTCAGTATGCGGTTCCTCCCTCCTGTCAGCCAACCGGCTGGTGACGGCTGCTCACTGCTGGCACGATGGCAACAACCAGGCGTGGCAGTTCACCGTCATCCTCGGCACTTCGTTCCTGTTCAGTGGAGGCACTCGCATCGCCACCAGTCAAGTAGTCACGCACCCACAGTGGCAACCTTCAACACTCAACAATGACGTCGCCATCATTTACTTGCCTACTCATGTCACTTTCTCca cgAGCATCCAGCCTATTGCACTGCCTAACGCTTCGGAATTGTGGAACCAATTCGTTGGACAGTGGGCCACCGCTGCCGGCTTCGGTAGGACTAGTGACC AACAAGCCGGTGCATCAACCATCGTAAGCCACGTGAACATCCAAGTGATCACGGTAGCGCAGTGCCAGGCCATCTTCGGTCTGCCCTTCGTTCAGCAGAGCACGCTGTGCACCAACGGCGCTGGCGGTGTCGGCATCTGCGGCGGAGACTCCGGCGGCCCTCTCGTCATTAACACCAATGGAAGACTTATCTTG atcGGTATCAGTTCATTCGTGGCGAGGAACGGCTGCCAGCTCGGCTTCCCGTCAGCTTTCGCGCGCGTCACCAGCTTCAACTCGTTCATCAACCAACACTTGTAA
- the LOC142977349 gene encoding uncharacterized protein LOC142977349, with product MWPKAQPWDQCDESEFTYEPAPTTHSHPPLRINIDKHERPVSQVVEEIIIDSNKYPLPEKVKARVLSLNYNNQGKKNDSYLWTVVNNTSLSTISETSTPPRSPPNSPCSPCSPCSPLSPEIYSSVFFEFPDQMEKANEYLQCIDFILWERLACQHVYPNVSLLRHKSSSSSKSSSSMKRLFRKWSRKVRKSSDSSDIRGEVAVLSLPGLTSSSKAINDLGKEVKSIPLSSSILLLCQTRNLLFPEGAWYYNYLDSVSVVFGCFECAYA from the coding sequence ATGTGGCCTAAAGCACAACCTTGGGATCAATGTGACGAATCAGAGTTTACCTACGAACCCGCACCCACCACCCACTCACACCCACCTCTTAGAATAAACATTGATAAACACGAACGACCTGTTAGCCAAGTAGTTGAAGAAATCATTATAGACAGTAACAAATACCCCTTACCGGAGAAAGTCAAAGCTCGTGTACTGAGTCTTAACTATAATAACCAAGGGAAGAAAAACGATTCATATTTATGGACAGTAGTGAATAATACTAGTCTGTCGACAATATCGGAAACAAGCACGCCACCGCGCTCTCCGCCTAATTCACCGTGTTCGCCGTGTTCGCCATGTTCGCCTCTATCGCCCGAAATATACAGTTCAGTTTTCTTTGAATTCCCCGACCAGATGGAGAAAGCGAATGAGTACTTACAATGTATAGACTTTATTCTTTGGGAGCGGCTGGCGTGTCAACATGTTTATCCGAACGTGTCCTTGTTGAGGCATAAAAGTAGTAGCTCTTCAAAGTCTAGTAGTAGTATGAAAAGGTTGTTTAGGAAATGGTCGAGGAAGGTTAGAAAGTCCTCAGACTCTTCAGATATAAGAGGGGAAGTAGCTGTGTTGTCTCTTCCTGGTCTAACGAGTAGTTCGAAAGCTATTAATGATTTAGGTAAAGAAGTAAAGAGTATACCTTTAAGTTCCTCCATCCTCCTGCTGTGTCAGACTCGTAACCTCCTATTCCCTGAAGGTGCATGGTACTATAACTACTTGGATAGTGTAAGTGTGGTATTTGGATGTTTTGAATGTGCCTACGCTTGA
- the LOC142977152 gene encoding brachyurin-like, giving the protein MLLKFIYLCSVFVLSASTLCEDDNCGRNARIAGGQITEPNSRPYQLALYSRVGTTGELGFCGASLINQEWVLTAAHCCFHNGEEVNHVQAILGAHSLYDRYENGRRVVNVAELIIHPAWDPETFANDIALLRLANVIQITDTISPVLLPYRSISAFNFAGFGTVVSGWGIAAEGVTFVAPTLREKLMTVVTDQLCNGSYFFQLPQTTVCAFHGSAGTCKGDNGGPMTILYGPEDEKEEILIGVASFVSSGGCNDNVPSVFTRVQLYLDWISEVTGMQLP; this is encoded by the exons ATGTTGCTTAAATTCATATATTTGTGTTCAGTATTTGTATTGAGTGCTAGTACTTTATGTGAAGATGATAATTGTGGTAGAAATGCCAGGATAGCGGGTGGACAGATCACTGAACCAAATAGTAGACCATACCAG CTGGCTTTATATTCACGGGTGGGCACGACCGGCGAGCTGGGTTTCTGTGGAGCCTCGCTCATTAACCAGGAGTGGGTGCTGACTGCGGCACACTGCTGCTTCCATAATGGTGAAGAAGTTAATCATGTACAG GCAATCCTGGGTGCTCACTCATTATACGACCGCTACGAGAACGGACGCCGTGTGGTGAACGTGGCAGAGTTGATCATCCACCCAGCCTGGGATCCTGAGACCTTCGCCAACGACATCGCGCTGTTGAGACTTGCTAATGTCATACAGATCACTG ATACGATAAGTCCCGTACTTCTACCGTACAGGAGCATATCGGCGTTTAACTTTGCTGGTTTTGGAACCGTCGTGTCTGGTTGGGGCATAGCTGCTGAAG GTGTAACATTTGTAGCACCGACGCTTCGTGAGAAGTTGATGACGGTGGTGACTGATCAGCTATGTAACGGCTCTTATTTCTTCCAGCTGCCTCAGACCACTGTGTGCGCCTTTCATGGGTCCGCGGGCACTTGCAAG ggAGATAACGGCGGTCCTATGACTATTCTTTATGGCCCAGAGGATGAAAAAGAGGAAATATTG ATCGGAGTGGCATCGTTTGTCAGTAGCGGTGGGTGCAACGACAACGTGCCGTCTGTGTTTACGAGAGTGCAGCTTTACCTCGACTGGATCAGCGAAGTTACTGGCATGCAACTACCTTAA